Proteins found in one Methanospirillum hungatei JF-1 genomic segment:
- the thiI gene encoding tRNA uracil 4-sulfurtransferase ThiI: MEQDTRKVVMVRFGEIFLKSEPVRREFLNRLRDNIRAGLKGLNVEATITITRSRILVSSESPVDLVPMLSRIFGVIDIAPVTVCGNSMDDLCDTAIQVAQSHLMPHTRFAVRARREGVEGFSSQELAAEAGSRIIDAIPDLKVDLTAPEYEIFIEARKDGSMVYDTRISGPGGLPYGTQGKAVALISAGIDSPVAAWLMMRRGVRMIFLHIEPGKFGGEDIRRNLENNLAALSHWVPGLELPVITIPAEPFYQALMTLSEPKLRCVLCKRGMLELASRYAQKSGCDGIITGDNLGQVATQTLHNLAPISAGIEIPIYRPLIGYDKEEIITLARKIGSFSSEPGDTSCSVLPPRPVTRSDVHQIERLMEQASLGSVIEDILKFSSIKVIKNGIFQST, from the coding sequence ATGGAGCAGGATACCCGCAAGGTCGTGATGGTCCGGTTCGGAGAAATATTTTTAAAGAGTGAACCGGTGCGCAGGGAGTTTTTAAACAGGCTCCGGGATAATATCCGTGCCGGTCTGAAGGGACTGAACGTGGAAGCGACTATAACGATCACCCGGAGCAGGATTCTGGTCAGTTCCGAATCCCCCGTAGATCTTGTACCCATGCTCTCACGGATTTTTGGCGTCATTGATATAGCTCCGGTAACGGTCTGTGGGAATAGTATGGATGATCTCTGTGATACTGCGATCCAGGTTGCACAATCTCATCTCATGCCCCATACCCGATTCGCGGTTCGGGCTCGGCGTGAAGGTGTTGAGGGTTTTTCCAGCCAGGAACTTGCTGCAGAAGCAGGATCCCGGATCATAGATGCCATTCCTGATCTAAAAGTGGATCTGACTGCACCGGAGTATGAGATCTTTATCGAGGCCAGAAAAGATGGGAGCATGGTGTACGATACCCGGATATCCGGTCCGGGCGGCCTTCCTTATGGGACCCAGGGAAAAGCGGTTGCTCTCATCTCTGCCGGAATAGACTCACCGGTTGCTGCCTGGTTGATGATGCGCCGGGGTGTCCGCATGATCTTCCTTCATATCGAACCGGGAAAATTTGGTGGAGAAGATATCAGACGAAACCTTGAAAACAACCTTGCCGCACTTTCACACTGGGTTCCGGGTCTTGAATTACCTGTCATTACCATCCCTGCTGAGCCGTTCTATCAGGCACTTATGACCCTCTCCGAACCCAAGCTCAGGTGTGTTCTCTGTAAACGTGGCATGCTGGAACTGGCATCACGCTACGCACAAAAATCAGGCTGTGATGGTATTATAACCGGAGATAATCTTGGTCAGGTAGCAACCCAGACCCTTCACAACCTTGCTCCCATCTCTGCCGGTATAGAGATCCCAATCTATCGTCCGCTCATCGGGTATGATAAGGAGGAGATTATAACTCTTGCACGAAAGATAGGATCATTCTCATCTGAACCAGGGGACACCTCATGCAGTGTCCTCCCTCCCCGGCCGGTTACCAGGTCAGATGTCCATCAGATTGAGAGGCTTATGGAACAAGCATCTTTAGGGTCCGTCATCGAAGATATCCTAAAATTTTCATCGATAAAAGTGATAAAAAATGGAATTTTTCAGAGTACCTGA
- the pscS gene encoding O-phospho-L-seryl-tRNA:Cys-tRNA synthase yields the protein MNCGEGIDSRQIDELFINLDPIQAGGRLTTDAMKAVLAYGDGYSVCDHCTKPFRLDHISKPPLAEFHRDLASFLNMDVARLVPGARRGFQAVASAMVKPGDPVLLTAYSHYTEFLSVEQSKGTAFEIPADESHIITPDAAAARIEEVIKTTGKTPALMFIEQVDYQYGNQHPVSDLSKVAHQYDIPVLCNGAYTIGIMDVNGKELGADFLVGSGHKSMAAPAPSGVLATTSEWAEKVFRTTGIKGDLTGRTFGVKEVEMMGCTLMGVTSVGMMASFPHVKRRVKEFDAQVQYVNRIVDALLTIEGTKVQSEYPRKHTLTRMNTTDSFDTVAKTHKKKGFFLTSALRERGIAGILPGSTRVWKFNSYGITSEQADYIAESFIEIAEKEGLVCSR from the coding sequence ATGAATTGTGGTGAAGGCATCGATTCCAGGCAGATTGATGAGCTTTTTATCAACCTTGATCCAATTCAGGCCGGTGGACGACTGACCACCGATGCCATGAAGGCAGTCCTGGCATATGGTGACGGATATTCAGTCTGCGATCACTGTACCAAGCCATTCAGACTTGATCATATCTCCAAGCCCCCGCTGGCAGAATTTCATAGGGATCTTGCTTCATTTCTGAACATGGATGTTGCCAGGCTGGTGCCCGGTGCACGAAGAGGCTTTCAGGCCGTTGCTTCTGCCATGGTAAAACCAGGTGATCCAGTCCTCCTGACAGCGTACTCCCATTACACGGAATTTTTATCTGTGGAACAGTCAAAGGGAACAGCTTTTGAAATTCCTGCTGATGAATCACACATCATAACCCCGGACGCAGCAGCAGCCAGAATTGAGGAAGTGATTAAGACAACCGGGAAAACCCCGGCCCTCATGTTTATTGAGCAGGTTGACTATCAGTATGGAAACCAGCACCCGGTTTCGGATCTCAGCAAGGTTGCTCACCAATATGATATTCCAGTCCTGTGTAATGGAGCGTATACGATCGGTATCATGGATGTAAACGGAAAAGAGCTGGGTGCAGACTTTCTTGTTGGTTCTGGTCATAAAAGCATGGCTGCTCCTGCTCCATCCGGTGTTCTTGCAACAACCAGCGAATGGGCAGAGAAGGTCTTCAGGACGACCGGTATTAAGGGAGATCTCACCGGCAGGACATTCGGAGTAAAAGAGGTTGAGATGATGGGATGTACTCTGATGGGCGTTACATCGGTCGGGATGATGGCATCATTTCCCCATGTGAAGAGAAGGGTGAAAGAATTTGATGCACAGGTACAATACGTAAACCGGATTGTCGATGCCCTGCTTACTATAGAAGGAACAAAAGTTCAAAGCGAGTACCCCCGGAAACATACCCTCACCAGGATGAATACAACCGATTCATTTGACACCGTTGCCAAGACACATAAAAAGAAGGGTTTTTTCCTGACCAGTGCTCTTCGTGAACGGGGTATTGCAGGAATCCTTCCAGGATCTACCAGGGTTTGGAAATTTAACAGTTATGGCATTACCAGTGAACAGGCTGATTATATTGCAGAGTCATTCATTGAAATAGCAGAGAAAGAAGGGCTGGTCTGCTCACGGTAA
- a CDS encoding IS1182-like element ISMhu2 family transposase — protein sequence MSHRYNMIRGYGNEQQFLLPVNAMDWLSENDITYGILEILSILDISPFINKYRDDGRGSAFFDPRSMLGIIIYSMIRGEKSSRKIEMCCHYDIGYRIVANNLTPDHTTIYRFKKNNSKEIKSLFKQLSQIIVESGIARIGVLALDGSKFGCNASLSANKKLKYLEAELGRLFDESQEIDELENDDINIQDMEINRLPEHLSTKEKRKEVLNRAKEKLIERHDIESKKQEEKILDREKEELESGKKKRGRKPLEPKKEPSSDSKVNLTDPESQIMSTTNGWIQGYNGQIIVSENQFILAAMISDEQNDKKLLIPMLNELEDLFTGIHPSISPNILLSDAGYFSYPNSLAELDYGIQLIIPPSKERKIPEYSDNDGYISRMEMICRAICMGEIITFPELQSIGTFVWQSFMNREKQATTQEICKRVMEVRVKSPTGRELYRKRKYMVEPVFGNMKHNMRFRSFSQKGKENCEGEFFLAALVHNIKKLIRFEGIVKIKEFATNIIKPSRGSGFSYIFANTVCKVGIDTCRFIHQLVYFG from the coding sequence ATGTCTCATCGCTATAACATGATTAGAGGATATGGTAATGAACAACAATTTTTACTCCCTGTCAATGCGATGGACTGGCTATCTGAAAATGATATTACTTATGGCATATTAGAAATTCTTTCGATTCTCGATATTAGTCCATTTATTAATAAATATCGTGACGATGGTCGCGGTTCTGCCTTTTTTGATCCTCGTTCAATGCTTGGAATAATAATTTATTCAATGATTCGTGGAGAAAAATCTAGCAGAAAAATTGAGATGTGCTGCCATTATGATATTGGATATCGGATCGTCGCCAATAATCTTACACCTGACCATACAACGATCTATCGTTTCAAGAAGAATAATTCAAAAGAAATCAAATCCCTTTTTAAACAATTATCTCAAATTATCGTAGAATCCGGGATAGCAAGAATCGGTGTCCTAGCCCTCGATGGATCAAAATTTGGCTGTAATGCCTCTTTATCAGCCAATAAAAAATTAAAATACCTTGAAGCAGAGCTAGGTCGGCTTTTTGATGAATCACAGGAAATTGATGAGTTAGAAAACGATGATATAAATATTCAGGATATGGAGATTAACCGACTACCTGAGCATCTTTCAACAAAAGAAAAACGAAAGGAAGTTCTTAATCGGGCTAAAGAGAAATTAATTGAACGACATGATATCGAATCTAAAAAACAAGAAGAAAAGATTCTGGACCGCGAAAAAGAAGAATTAGAATCGGGTAAAAAGAAACGAGGTAGAAAGCCTTTAGAGCCTAAAAAAGAGCCATCTTCAGATTCAAAAGTAAATCTCACTGATCCTGAAAGTCAGATAATGTCAACCACCAATGGCTGGATTCAAGGGTATAATGGGCAGATTATCGTTTCTGAAAATCAATTTATCCTCGCTGCAATGATATCAGATGAGCAAAACGATAAAAAATTATTAATACCTATGCTAAATGAACTCGAAGACCTTTTTACGGGTATTCATCCATCAATTTCGCCTAATATACTACTATCTGATGCAGGTTATTTCTCATACCCGAATTCTTTAGCAGAATTGGATTATGGCATTCAACTCATCATCCCTCCTTCTAAAGAAAGAAAAATTCCAGAATATTCAGATAATGATGGGTATATCTCACGAATGGAAATGATATGTCGGGCGATTTGTATGGGAGAAATAATCACATTTCCGGAATTGCAAAGTATCGGGACGTTTGTTTGGCAATCTTTTATGAACAGAGAGAAACAAGCAACAACTCAGGAAATTTGTAAACGAGTTATGGAAGTACGTGTGAAATCCCCCACTGGTAGAGAGTTATATCGAAAACGAAAATACATGGTCGAACCAGTTTTTGGTAATATGAAACATAATATGAGGTTTAGGAGTTTCTCTCAAAAAGGGAAAGAGAATTGCGAGGGAGAATTCTTTTTAGCTGCATTAGTGCATAATATAAAAAAACTTATCAGATTTGAGGGTATAGTTAAAATTAAAGAATTTGCTACGAATATTATAAAACCGTCAAGAGGTTCAGGTTTTTCCTATATTTTTGCAAACACAGTATGTAAAGTGGGAATTGATACATGCAGGTTCATACATCAATTAGTCTATTTTGGTTGA
- a CDS encoding ATP-binding protein produces the protein MDNRFHLLTGTDVLSYTWILPPGEMIAVGELAVVTDERTKTRYFARVTRMNHEPETGGLLVTGLPIGCISLDGEYRKPRTIPALYSPVRPLDADENAILRRFMGELEVGFMMSGNQKVVDLPIGIPSSVLNQHLGVFATTGMGKSNLMKVFCASAINTRNAGILLTDPHGEYATGQPGDPDSRGLVHHPKAQEGLSVFTIREPAIAQEYGMKPLRIGHKDLSISDLGLVFDLTAAQYEVVNLLMPFSTNEIIDFFINEDVESLPSHLRTTAYIGNHQDIAQRVRSAPADALRLVQRQIRTLLDLTSLFVDSSSSSLPEILSDLDENKVVLIDIPGMSDAAELFILSAISRAIFKDRQRRFIEQGSAAASGRVLISIEEAQRVLSQRSEKTGVFREIAMEGRKFGVGLGVITQQPKNIDQRVLAQMNTLFVMGLADHHDREIIASSAKHDLRVLDTEIQTLDRGDAVISTVGIPFPVSCHIHYFEEYLDALWEAAP, from the coding sequence ATGGATAACCGATTTCATCTTCTGACCGGGACAGATGTGCTTTCTTACACCTGGATTCTCCCCCCCGGAGAAATGATTGCTGTAGGAGAACTGGCGGTAGTCACGGATGAACGAACTAAAACCCGCTATTTTGCACGGGTTACAAGAATGAATCATGAACCGGAGACAGGTGGGCTCCTGGTAACCGGCCTTCCCATCGGGTGCATCAGTCTGGATGGGGAATATCGAAAGCCACGAACCATCCCTGCGCTGTATTCACCGGTCAGACCCCTGGATGCAGATGAAAATGCCATACTCCGCAGGTTCATGGGAGAACTGGAAGTCGGGTTCATGATGAGCGGAAACCAGAAGGTGGTTGACCTCCCTATCGGTATCCCGTCATCAGTTTTAAACCAGCACTTGGGAGTATTTGCCACGACCGGTATGGGAAAAAGTAATCTCATGAAGGTCTTCTGTGCCTCTGCAATCAATACGCGAAATGCAGGCATACTCCTCACCGATCCGCATGGGGAGTATGCAACCGGCCAGCCAGGCGACCCGGACTCACGGGGTCTTGTTCATCACCCGAAAGCTCAGGAGGGCCTTTCTGTATTTACTATCCGCGAACCGGCCATTGCCCAGGAATATGGGATGAAACCGCTCCGGATCGGTCATAAGGATCTCTCGATTTCAGACCTTGGGCTGGTATTTGATCTGACTGCGGCACAGTATGAAGTTGTCAACCTCCTGATGCCCTTTTCAACAAATGAAATCATCGATTTTTTCATCAATGAAGATGTCGAATCCCTCCCCTCACACCTGCGGACCACAGCCTACATCGGGAACCATCAGGATATCGCACAGCGTGTCAGGAGTGCGCCGGCTGATGCACTTCGTCTTGTCCAGCGTCAGATCCGGACTCTCCTGGACCTGACCTCACTCTTCGTAGATTCATCGTCCTCTTCCCTCCCGGAAATTCTCTCTGATCTTGATGAAAATAAGGTTGTCCTGATTGACATCCCGGGGATGAGTGATGCTGCAGAACTTTTCATCCTATCTGCAATCTCCAGGGCAATATTTAAGGATCGTCAACGTCGGTTTATTGAACAGGGCTCTGCAGCCGCAAGCGGCAGGGTTCTCATATCCATTGAAGAGGCTCAACGTGTCCTATCCCAGCGGTCTGAAAAAACAGGAGTTTTTCGAGAGATTGCCATGGAAGGGAGAAAGTTTGGAGTCGGTCTTGGCGTTATCACCCAGCAGCCGAAAAATATTGATCAACGGGTGCTGGCCCAGATGAACACCCTCTTTGTCATGGGACTTGCTGATCATCATGACCGTGAGATCATTGCGTCATCTGCAAAACATGATCTCAGGGTTCTTGACACGGAAATCCAGACTCTTGACCGGGGAGATGCCGTTATATCAACGGTAGGGATACCCTTCCCGGTCAGTTGTCATATTCATTATTTTGAAGAGTATCTGGATGCCCTCTGGGAAGCGGCTCCCTGA
- a CDS encoding formate/nitrite transporter family protein — protein sequence MSYHTPYEIIAKGAESGKYRMSLEGWNILLRGGMAGAYIAMGASLMMIVSTGVVPALGTGIAQLLSGFVFPLGLILIVLTGAELCTGDAMLAPFAAFSGQGSWLSVFRLWGLSYIGNIIGALFFAALVTFGVLLQPGPEGMTAGASAVNVVAFASERCSYPGLIGIWACFIKAVAAGWLLNLAVLLGICADDAIGKIAGVWFPSMALASTGLEHSITNAALVPAGLLCAPHLTFLQVAQVGPLAGNLGWSIFIFSNLIPATIGNLLGGLVLSGVLLWVAFKKEIAH from the coding sequence ATGTCATATCATACCCCGTATGAAATCATAGCAAAAGGTGCTGAGTCCGGGAAATACCGGATGTCACTTGAGGGATGGAATATTCTGCTCAGGGGAGGGATGGCCGGGGCATATATTGCCATGGGTGCATCACTGATGATGATCGTATCGACCGGTGTTGTACCTGCCCTCGGAACAGGAATAGCCCAGCTCCTTTCGGGCTTCGTATTTCCCCTCGGGCTTATCCTGATTGTCCTGACCGGTGCAGAACTCTGTACCGGGGATGCAATGCTGGCACCTTTTGCTGCATTTTCCGGTCAGGGCAGCTGGCTTTCTGTATTCAGATTATGGGGTCTGTCCTATATCGGAAATATTATCGGAGCTCTCTTTTTCGCCGCCCTTGTGACCTTCGGAGTCCTCCTCCAGCCAGGTCCTGAGGGAATGACTGCTGGGGCATCTGCGGTAAACGTGGTAGCCTTTGCTTCAGAACGGTGCAGTTATCCTGGGCTTATTGGGATATGGGCCTGTTTTATCAAAGCAGTCGCAGCGGGCTGGCTCCTGAACCTTGCCGTTCTCCTTGGTATCTGTGCCGATGATGCAATAGGAAAGATCGCCGGTGTATGGTTTCCTTCCATGGCCCTTGCATCAACCGGTCTTGAGCATTCCATTACCAATGCTGCTCTTGTTCCTGCCGGGCTTTTATGTGCACCTCATCTTACGTTCCTGCAGGTGGCACAGGTCGGCCCGCTTGCGGGAAATCTTGGATGGAGTATATTTATCTTCAGTAATCTCATCCCGGCAACAATAGGAAATCTTCTGGGCGGTCTGGTTTTATCAGGAGTTCTTCTCTGGGTAGCATTTAAAAAAGAGATTGCACATTGA
- a CDS encoding DUF2070 family protein, whose translation MDTVPGSAVRMEKMSKYIFTAPRWPASLGILIILGLLLEILSRRLDPSYEWFGILGFIVPGVIAFLLTRPLIILLNRQMTWNRGALLAVSCTLFSCLITLIGLIFLKDLLDLCYAISLGFIFGVRLLVLVSIADYRTSRMIIPASIQSIAGWVCVLPILPDPFPVLTPVLMIFFGTGFAILIWLIDRPLYRAFHIRGLKFLNAFIAHLTDGDKGMEEFFRDIGQEAWIPQVSIFFRREGKKDLILTIPNVHPGPMGEIGGGNLPSILRKRFDEEMMVAHGCATHDYNLVSEGEIDKIVDAVNETKASLHWHESAGKPGRIQVGTVSLLYQRIGDALLMVSTRSPDKTEDIDFGIGHAIICEGHKITPHIGFIDAHNCLGDEIDVILPGTRTAHEYFTAATEAMNRWEVEPLYPLQAGYAHLPLPYTREEGIGDIGLQVLVTETGGMTAAYILIDGNNMAQGVREYIRDEVRALVDEAEVMTTDTHVVNTISGKNPVGLQISPDDLVTHVLEGVELALKDRSEAKAAGSSATCNGVIIFGSDSIAQLASIVNTILVYVVPISAGMLLLAVVLSVIAYMVIT comes from the coding sequence ATGGATACCGTTCCTGGTAGTGCAGTCAGAATGGAAAAGATGTCAAAGTACATCTTTACCGCACCACGATGGCCGGCGTCACTTGGCATTCTGATAATTCTCGGGCTCCTTTTGGAAATTCTCTCCAGAAGACTTGATCCATCCTATGAATGGTTTGGTATCCTGGGATTTATCGTGCCGGGAGTTATTGCATTTCTGCTGACACGGCCTCTGATCATACTGCTCAACCGTCAGATGACCTGGAACAGAGGGGCATTGCTGGCGGTTTCTTGTACACTCTTTTCATGCCTGATTACTCTCATCGGCCTTATCTTCCTTAAGGACCTGCTTGATCTGTGTTATGCCATTTCATTAGGATTTATCTTTGGAGTCCGGCTTCTTGTCCTCGTCTCGATTGCAGATTACCGGACATCGAGGATGATCATTCCGGCATCCATTCAGAGTATCGCCGGATGGGTCTGTGTCCTGCCCATCCTTCCGGATCCCTTCCCCGTTCTTACCCCTGTCCTGATGATCTTCTTTGGAACCGGATTTGCCATCCTGATATGGCTCATTGATCGGCCATTATACCGGGCATTTCACATACGTGGCCTGAAGTTCCTAAATGCATTCATTGCCCACCTTACCGACGGGGACAAGGGAATGGAAGAGTTCTTCAGAGATATCGGACAGGAGGCATGGATACCACAGGTCAGTATTTTCTTCAGACGTGAAGGAAAAAAGGATCTAATCCTCACGATTCCAAATGTGCATCCAGGGCCGATGGGAGAGATCGGGGGAGGAAATCTTCCCTCAATTCTGAGAAAACGCTTTGATGAGGAGATGATGGTTGCTCATGGATGTGCAACTCATGATTACAACCTGGTATCTGAAGGTGAGATTGACAAAATTGTCGATGCAGTCAATGAAACCAAGGCATCACTCCACTGGCATGAATCTGCAGGAAAGCCGGGCAGGATACAGGTGGGAACAGTATCACTCCTCTACCAGCGAATCGGAGATGCCCTGCTGATGGTCAGTACCCGCTCCCCGGATAAGACTGAAGATATTGATTTTGGTATCGGGCACGCCATCATCTGTGAAGGACATAAGATCACACCCCATATAGGGTTTATAGATGCGCATAACTGTCTTGGTGATGAGATCGATGTCATTCTTCCGGGGACCAGAACAGCACATGAATACTTCACCGCTGCTACAGAGGCAATGAACCGGTGGGAAGTTGAACCACTCTACCCTCTGCAGGCAGGATATGCACATCTCCCCCTGCCATACACCAGAGAGGAGGGAATCGGAGATATTGGTCTGCAGGTCCTGGTAACTGAAACCGGAGGGATGACTGCTGCGTATATTCTCATTGACGGGAACAACATGGCACAGGGAGTGAGGGAATATATCAGAGATGAGGTCCGTGCCCTCGTCGATGAGGCTGAGGTGATGACTACTGATACCCATGTTGTGAATACTATCAGTGGTAAAAACCCGGTCGGGCTTCAGATTTCACCCGATGACCTCGTGACTCATGTGCTTGAAGGGGTTGAACTGGCACTCAAAGACCGTTCGGAAGCGAAGGCTGCCGGTAGCTCTGCAACCTGCAACGGAGTCATCATATTTGGATCAGACTCTATTGCCCAACTTGCAAGTATTGTAAATACTATTCTTGTCTATGTTGTTCCCATAAGTGCCGGGATGCTGCTCCTGGCAGTTGTCTTATCAGTCATCGCATATATGGTTATTACCTGA
- a CDS encoding carbohydrate kinase family protein, with protein MISVVGHTAVDHICKVSHLPGPNASASILERTIAFGGGAANIAVGIALLGGRVSLISAVGGDFAGSAYDSRMKELGIDQRFFIAPEKHTATAFMFTGPEGDQMTYFEWGASYLFETEKAPSLPFVHMATADPGFNVQVAKQSGFASFDPGQDLHRYTADHLNTILDSIDLLIANHHEYAGMCKTLGIDRDELISRVPMAIETRSGDGAVLYDQGKEHFIPAVPVPCVDPTGAGDAFRAGFLTAYAAGYSSEDACRIGVVTASFVVETCGCQTGLPNWQTMVRRYGEKFGPFPSHGPKRA; from the coding sequence GTGATATCCGTAGTCGGTCATACTGCTGTTGATCATATCTGTAAAGTCTCCCACCTCCCTGGTCCGAATGCATCAGCATCAATACTTGAGAGAACGATTGCGTTTGGTGGTGGGGCAGCAAATATTGCCGTGGGAATCGCCCTCCTGGGAGGGAGAGTGTCACTTATCAGTGCAGTTGGCGGAGATTTTGCAGGGAGTGCATATGACTCCAGAATGAAAGAACTTGGTATTGACCAGCGGTTCTTCATCGCTCCTGAAAAGCACACGGCAACTGCATTTATGTTCACCGGCCCTGAAGGGGATCAGATGACCTATTTCGAGTGGGGTGCATCATATCTCTTTGAGACCGAAAAAGCCCCTTCACTCCCCTTCGTGCATATGGCAACTGCAGACCCCGGATTTAATGTACAGGTTGCAAAACAGTCAGGATTTGCCTCATTTGATCCCGGGCAGGATCTTCACCGGTACACAGCAGATCATCTGAACACCATTCTGGATTCAATCGACCTTCTCATCGCAAATCATCATGAATATGCCGGCATGTGCAAAACCCTGGGAATTGACCGTGACGAACTGATATCCCGGGTCCCGATGGCTATTGAGACCAGAAGCGGAGACGGAGCAGTGCTCTATGACCAGGGAAAAGAGCACTTCATCCCTGCGGTACCGGTCCCCTGTGTTGACCCGACTGGTGCTGGAGATGCATTCAGGGCAGGATTTCTTACTGCCTATGCTGCAGGGTATTCTTCCGAAGATGCATGCAGAATCGGGGTGGTTACCGCGTCCTTTGTCGTGGAGACCTGCGGGTGTCAGACCGGCCTTCCTAACTGGCAGACTATGGTCAGACGGTATGGAGAAAAGTTTGGCCCATTCCCCTCTCATGGTCCAAAACGGGCATAA
- a CDS encoding DUF555 domain-containing protein, which translates to MPDYLVVLESAWTIRDADSVDDAISIAISEAGKRLNPTAKFVEVEAGILSCPYCEEELPCTLIVARTALVGVKMEMKVYKADSEEHARRIALSTIGKALRDIPLEIIEVEEL; encoded by the coding sequence ATGCCTGATTATCTCGTTGTATTAGAATCTGCCTGGACAATCCGTGATGCTGATTCGGTCGATGACGCCATCAGTATTGCGATCAGTGAGGCAGGAAAAAGACTGAACCCAACCGCGAAATTTGTTGAGGTTGAAGCAGGAATTCTTTCATGTCCATATTGTGAGGAAGAACTTCCGTGCACACTGATTGTTGCAAGAACCGCCCTTGTCGGAGTAAAAATGGAGATGAAAGTATACAAGGCGGATTCTGAAGAGCATGCACGCAGAATTGCATTATCAACCATCGGAAAAGCCCTCCGGGATATCCCTCTTGAGATTATCGAGGTTGAAGAGTTGTGA
- a CDS encoding nitroreductase family protein yields MNLSELNRFLAGRTSVRQYLPEPVADTIIEEILLSTRSAPSAGNLESWDVIVVTDEGTRELLCDAAFQQEHVSAAPVIFVVCANYVRSMSRYSERGILYAMQDATIAGTYLMMAIHASGLGSCWTGAFDDEMVREILDIPGHIRPVTLLTAGYTREIVPSPPRMETGEHVHYGYW; encoded by the coding sequence ATGAATTTGTCTGAACTCAACCGTTTTTTAGCTGGACGAACATCGGTCAGACAGTATCTCCCAGAACCTGTTGCCGATACCATTATCGAGGAGATCCTTCTCTCTACCCGCTCAGCTCCTTCTGCAGGAAATCTGGAGTCATGGGACGTTATTGTGGTAACGGATGAAGGAACACGGGAGCTTCTGTGTGATGCAGCATTCCAACAGGAACATGTATCAGCTGCTCCGGTTATCTTTGTAGTCTGTGCCAACTATGTCAGATCCATGTCCAGGTACAGTGAGCGGGGCATACTCTATGCGATGCAGGACGCAACAATTGCAGGAACATACCTGATGATGGCAATTCATGCATCCGGGCTTGGTTCCTGCTGGACCGGAGCATTCGATGATGAGATGGTTCGTGAGATACTGGACATCCCCGGACATATAAGGCCGGTCACACTTCTCACTGCCGGATATACCCGTGAAATAGTGCCATCCCCTCCCCGTATGGAAACCGGTGAACATGTTCATTACGGATACTGGTAA
- a CDS encoding DUF5350 domain-containing protein — MGKTGTTEWMQIKGSKGQIRLVPKKEGETKKPGPNQRFKAQTTIKRMERAAGRGGRGRGGEMRGGSRGGAGVRGGRVGKGGAGQTQALRTMAARRRMGRPKVSMLGQKQRSK; from the coding sequence ATGGGCAAGACAGGAACCACGGAATGGATGCAGATAAAGGGAAGCAAAGGTCAGATACGCCTTGTTCCAAAGAAGGAAGGAGAAACGAAAAAGCCAGGGCCAAACCAGCGGTTTAAGGCACAGACCACCATTAAGAGAATGGAACGGGCTGCAGGCCGTGGTGGAAGAGGTCGTGGTGGAGAGATGCGTGGCGGAAGCAGAGGAGGAGCTGGTGTTCGGGGCGGACGCGTTGGCAAAGGAGGAGCCGGACAGACTCAGGCACTCCGCACCATGGCAGCCCGAAGAAGAATGGGACGCCCGAAAGTATCCATGCTTGGCCAGAAACAGCGCTCGAAATAA